One segment of Urocitellus parryii isolate mUroPar1 chromosome 5, mUroPar1.hap1, whole genome shotgun sequence DNA contains the following:
- the LOC144254880 gene encoding olfactory receptor 6C76-like: protein MKNRTSVTDFILLGLTDDPELQVVTFFFIFLTYVLSVTGNLTIITLTLLDSHLKTPMYFFLRNFSFLEISFTSVCNPRFLISILTGDKSISYNACAAQLFFFIFLGSTEFFLLASMSYDRYVAICKPLHYTTIMSNKICYQLIIISWLAGFLVIFPPLTMGLQLDFCDSNVIDHFTCDSAPLLQISCTDTSTLELFDFVLALFTLLTTLALIIVSYAYILRTILRIPSAQQRTKAFSTCSSHMIVVSISYGSCIFMYVKTSAKERVALTKGVAILYTSVTPMLNPFIYTLRNQQVKQAIKDGVRKILASKILI from the coding sequence atgaaaaatagaacatCAGTAACAGACTTCATCCTCCTGGGTCTAACAGATGATCCAGAGCTCCAGGTTGTgactttcttctttatatttctcaCTTATGTGCTGAGTGTTACTGGAAATCTAACTATCATCACCCTTACCCTGCTGGATTCCCACCTGAAGAcccccatgtatttcttcctcagGAATTTCTCCTTCCTAGAAATTTCATTTACTTCTGTCTGTAACCCTAGGTTTTTGATCAGCATCCTAACTGGGGACAAGTCGATTTCCTACAATGCTTGTGCTGCTcaactctttttctttatcttccttgGATCAACAGAGTTTTTCCTCCTGGCCTCTATGTCCTATGATCGCTATGTGGCTATCTGCAAGCCTCTACATTACACTACCATCATGAGTAACAAGATCTGTTACCAGCTCATCATCATCTCTTGGCTGGCTGGTTTCTTGGTCATTTTTCCACCACTTACCATGGGCTTGCAGTTAGATTTCTGTGATTCCAATGTCATTGACCACTTCACCTGTGACTCTGCTCCTTTGCTGCAAATCTCTTGCACAGACACCAGTACTCTAGAgctctttgattttgttttagctTTGTTCACTCTCCTGACCACATTGGCACTAATAATTGTCTCCTACGCTTACATCCTCAGAACAATTCTAAGAATTCCTTCAGCTCAACAAAGAACAAAGGCCTTCTCAACCTGTTCCTCACACATGATTGTTGTCTCCATCTCATATGGAAGCTGCATCTTCATGTATGTGAAAACATCAGCAAAGGAACGAGTTGCTTTAACAAAAGGGGTGGCTATTCTCTACACCTCTGTCACTCCTATGCTGAATCCATTTATTTACACTCTAAGGAACCAGCAGGTGAAACAAGCAATTAAAGATGGTGTGAGAAAGATACTTGCTTCAAAAATATTGATCTGA
- the LOC144254803 gene encoding olfactory receptor 6C75-like: MRNHTVVTNFIIVGLTADPNWETVIFLFLLLTYLLSTTGNLLIILLTLLDSRLKTPMYFFLRNFSFLEISLTSACIPRYLVSIVTKEKTISRNACLAQALFAVFIGITQFFLLAVMSYDRYVAICKPLHYATIMSTRVSHLLVAACWIAAGVAIIHGVIVSLTIEFCDGNVIEHFFCDSSPILKLSCTDTKEMEFSNFILAIITLLNTLALVLFSYIKIITTVMKIPSAQERKKAFSTCSSHLIVVCISYGSCIFMYIKPSAEERISLNKGVSVLTVSIAPVLNPFIYSLRNKQVIQALRDLVKKCTFTTLK, from the coding sequence ATGAGGAACCACACAGTAGTGACAAACTTCATTATTGTAGGACTGACAGCGGACCCAAATTGGGaaactgtaatttttctttttctacttctaacATATCTTTTGAGTACTACAGGAAATCTTCTTATCATCCTTCTGACCTTGCTGGATTCCCGCCTCAAAACGcccatgtatttcttcctaagaaatttttccttcttagaaaTCTCATTGACATCTGCATGCATCCCTAGATACCTGGTCAGCATAGTCACTAAGGAAAAGACTATTTCCCGTAATGCTTGCTTGGCACAGGCACTTTTTGCTGTTTTCATAGGTATAACACAGTTTTTCCTGTTGGCAGTTAtgtcctatgaccgctatgtggccatctgcaaacccCTTCACTATGCAACCATTATGAGCACCAGAGTGAGCCACCTGCTGGTTGCTGCCTGTTGGATAGCTGCTGGGGTAGCAATCATTCATGGAGTTATTGTGAGTCTGACCATAGAATTCTGTGATGGCAATgttattgaacactttttttgtGACAGCTCTCCTATCCTGAAACTCTCTTGCACAGACACCAAGGAAATGgaattctcaaattttattttagccattatCACACTCTTAAATACACTGGCTCTGGTATTGTTCTCTTATATCAAAATCATAACAACAGTTATGAAGATCCCTTCTGCCCAGGAGAGAAAGAAGGCTTTTTCCACCTGTTCCTCCCACCTGATTGTTGTCTGCATCTCTTATGGcagttgtatttttatgtatatcaAACCTTCTGCAGAGGAAAGGATATCTTTAAACAAGGGGGTATCAGTGCTCACTGTTTCCATTGCACCTGTATTAAATCCTTTCATTTATTCCCTAAGAAATAAGCAAGTGATACAAGCCCTGAGGGACCTAGTAAAAAAATGTACCTTTACAACTTTGAAGTAA